A genome region from Trichoderma asperellum chromosome 7, complete sequence includes the following:
- a CDS encoding uncharacterized protein (EggNog:ENOG41~TransMembrane:6 (o262-281i302-319o362-386i553-571o583-603i615-634o)) — translation MSDDEAATIESQPAGDWSIQDAPSPAESIKSDVEDEKMTADGEAAPSQPIQKRRRVTRACDECRRKKIKCDGKQPCTHCSVYSYECTYDKPSNRRRNPAPQYIEALESRLQRAETLLRKFVPDIDLADPNLDPAIQQEFNNRERARAEAAKLRASHAPAEPDPNDTQLTSMIDSIGQLDLDEKGGWDFYGISSGTVFLRRMKENFRGLLGPVGRAPFLPRPSDRTAGLLNFDVPSPAGNSPFSNVSTVPDLPPKDVARKLCYYSLSCATCLVRIVHVPTFYEKFDQIYERQHDASNQEDTPFLALFYAILALGCMYSNLDDSSSGGMSYRQAIDEGVKYYKISRSLLRDVTECRSLISIQTLVFLILFLQSTANLNTCYSFIGIALRSSLRIGLHRHLQHERLGNIEQQVRRRVFYVIRQMDIYVSTMLGFPLLLSNEDVDQLYPLEVDDEFITAGGIIQPGPGTPSFFQAFNAHTRLMEILGKITKNIYPTKGVGQTVMRGDKLASTYLISYSKIKEIETDLHNWFERLPQAWRPSPDGPIEVVRVRHLLRFAYAHVQLVLYRPFLHYVSPRLSQGSRVDELSYACAAAAISVSRNIVHIGLEIRKQRVLSGPYWFMLYTEFFSVLSLVFYALENPDKPGSQEVLADARAGRQMIADLADKSLSAERVTGTLKVLFDQLPERAGDLAHSRPSSTTKKRTAPSVKMPNNNPIPVGMTLHRPDEMMRNRSGGMSLYGTSHSRGSMDSSMAQSLEHSYPEPSFTSSLNDMMPMDLSSRATPDSTSTAESTHRHPFQPHHLSAQNMHSNPVHKIDSLMFPSDDPFAYPNQPMIELGFSGKTDTSVALPHPPSDSTFFFPASLDDMGDQFMGQPPPYMMPQQQQQQHPNAMAMNMPGNMYDPNVMMGMHQQAPQQQIPQQQARRPGGLSLRRPIRGERHQERQIEQMFTDHGMQPDWGSFFGSGRGGFQGM, via the exons ATGTCCGACGACGAGGCGGCCACCATCGAGTCGCAGCCCGCCGGCGACTGGTCCATCCAGGATGCCCCGTCGCCGGCCGAGAGCATCAAGTCCGATGTCGAGGACGAGAAGATGACCGCCGACGGCGAAGCGGCGCCGTCGCAACCCATCCAGAAACGCCGAAGAGTCACCCGCGCTTGCGACGAGTGTCGCCGCAAGAAGATCAAGTGTGACGGCAAGCAGCCCTGCACCCACTGCTCCGTCTACAGTTACG AATGCACATATGACAAGCCATCAAACAGGAGGAGGAATCCCGCACCACAGTATATCGAGGCCCTGGAAAGCCGTCTTCAGCGCGCCGAGACGCTGCTGCGAAAATTTGTTCCTGATATTGACCTGGCCGATCCAAACCTTGACCCTGCCATTCAACAGGAGTTCAATAATCGAGAACGAGCGCGCGCCGAGGCTGCCAAGCTAAGAGCCAGCCATGCTCCTGCCGAGCCTGATCCCAATGACACGCAGCTGACGTCCATGATTGACTCCATCGGCCAGCTGGATCTCGATGAAAAGGGCGGATGGGATTTCTACGGCATCTCCTCCGGCACCGTCTTCTTGCGGCGCATGAAGGAGAACTTCCGCGGCTTGCTGGGCCCTGTAGGCAGAGCGCCGTTTCTGCCACGTCCGTCTGACCGAACTGCAGGCCTCCTAAACTTCGACGTGCCATCACCTGCTGGCAACTCACCCTTTTCAAACGTTTCCACCGTCCCTGATCTTCCTCCCAAGGACGTTGCTCGGAAACTCTGCTACTATTCCTTAAGCTGCGCCACATGTCTTGTCCGCATCGTTCATGTTCCTACTTTTTATGAAAAATTCGACCAAATCTATGAGCGACAACATGATGCTTCAAACCAGGAAGATACCCCGTTTCTTGCTCTGTTTTATGCCATCTTAGCGTTGGGTTGCATGTACAGCAATTTAGACGACTCTAGTTCCGGCGGCATGTCATATCGACAGGCCATCGATGAAGG AGTCAAGTATTACAAGATATCAAGATCTCTGCTGCGTGATGTTACCGAGTGCCGGAGTCTCATCTCTATCCAGACTCTTGTTTTCCTaattctcttcctccagtCTACTGCAAATCTCAACACTTGCTACTCCTTTATTGGAATCGCGCTCCGATCATCCTTGCGGATAGGTCTTCACCGGCACTTACAACACGAACGGTTGGGAAATATTGAGCAGCAAGTTCGGCGACGGGTTTTCTATGTCATCCGGCAAATGGACATTTATGTTTCCACCATGCTAGGatttcctctccttctcagcaATGAGGATGTAGATCAGTTGTATCCGCTGGAGGTTGACGACGAGTTCATCACGGCCGGTGGCATCATCCAGCCAGGACCGGGAACGCCTTCATTTTTCCAGGCATTCAACGCTCACACCCGATTGATGGAAATCTTGGGGAAAATCACAAAGAATATCTACCCAACAAAGGGTGTTGGGCAAACGGTCATGAGAGGGGACAAGCTTGCGTCAACTTATCTCATCAGCTACAGTAAGATTAAGGAAATCGAAACTGACCTGCACAACTGGTTTGAGAGACTTCCGCAAGCATGGCGGCCCAGTCCCGATGGCCCAATTGAAGTGGTTCG TGTACGACACCTGTTGCGTTTTGCGTATGCTCATGTGCAACTCGTTCTGTACCGACCTTTCCTACACTATGTCTCTCCCCGACTGAGCCAAGGCAGCAGGGTTGATGAACTCTCTTATGCCTGCGCGGCAGCGGCCATCAGCGTGTCCCGCAACATTGTTCACATTGGTCTTGAGATCCGGAAACAGCGCGTGCTCAGCGGACCTTACTGGTTCATGCTCTACACTGAGTTCTTTTCTGTCCTTTCGCTGGTGTTTTATGCCCTTGAGAATCCGGACAAGCCTGGGTCTCAAGAGGTGCTGGCTGATGCACGTGCTGGAAGACAGATGATTGCAGATTTGGCTGACAAGAGCCTTTCTGCGGAGAGAGTCACCGGTACTCTCAAG GTCCTGTTTGATCAGTTACCAGAGCGGGCTGGTGATCTAGCCCACTCACGCCCATCATCCACAACAAAGAAGAGGACGGCACCTAGTGTTAAGATGCCAAATAATAACCCCATCCCCGTCGGCATGACTCTACATAGGCCAGACGAGATGATGCGAAATAGGAGTGGTGGCATGTCATTATACGGAACCTCGCATTCCAGGGGCTCTATGGACAGCAGCATGGCGCAATCATTAGAGCACAGTTATCCGGAGCCTTCGTTTACTAGCAGCTTGAATGACATGATGCCGATGGACTTGTCGTCACGAGCTACGCCAGATTCTACGAGTACTGCTGAGAGCACACACCGACACCCATTCCAGCCACATCATCTGAGCGCGCAGAACATGCACAGCAATCCTGTGCATAAGATTGACTCTTTGATGTTTCCTTCGGACGACCCGTTTGCCTATCCTAACCAACCGATGATCGAATTAGGATTCTCAGGGAAGACTGACACTTCCGTGGCGTTGCCCCATCCACCTTCGGACTcgactttcttctttcctgcTTCACTGGACGACATGGGAGATCAGTTTATGGGACAACCTCCGCCATACATGatgccacagcagcagcaacagcagcatccaaaCGCAATGGCTATGAACATGCCAGGCAACATGTACGACCCCAACGTCATGATGGGGATGCATCAACAGGCGCCACAACAGCAAATcccacagcagcaggcgCGACGGCCTGGTGGGCTATCTCTGCGACGGCCGATACGGGGTGAAAGGCATCAGGAGCGGCAGATTGAGCAGATGTTTACGGATCACGGCATGCAACCCGACTGGGGGAGTTTCTTTGGTTCTGGCAGGGGTGGATTTCAGGGAATGTGA
- a CDS encoding uncharacterized protein (TransMembrane:1 (i73-92o)), with product MQVWRRSTQRSADAAAPVSSAASHCSTVGFSGRRANPSQPQRPLAACTCSDGTCTAQYGAPVRRRRTADGLSLPARSISSLSSLFLVLRAILVDVAPARQTFANTLRTGERLRGESDGLDWQTPGQLARTLPPTLRPRGPVLSLQRRPPPSPPRRACSARPSAGLTHQTPQRSGQAL from the coding sequence ATGCAAGTCTGGCGCCGCTCCACCCAGCGctctgcagatgctgcagccCCAGTGTCTTCAGCGGCCAGCCACTGTAGCACAGTTGGCTTTAGCGGCCGGCGCGCCAACcccagccagccacagcGCCCTCTCGCGGCCTGTACTTGCAGCGACGGTACATGTACAGCACAGTATGGGGCCCCCGTCCGACGGCGACGCACAGCGGACGGCCTCTCCCTTCCAGCTCGCTCTATTTCTTCCCTCTCGTCCTTGTTCCTGGTCCTGCGCGCCATCCTCGTCGACGTCGCTCCCGCCCGCCAGACCTTCGCCAACACGCTCCGCACCGGGGAGAGACTGCGCGGTGAATCTGATGGCCTAGATTGGCAGACGCCGGGGCAATTGGCACGTACGCTGCCGCCGACTTTGCGTCCCCGGGGTCCTGTCCTGTCTCTCCAGAGGCGCCCTCCGCCTTCACCACCACGCCGAGCCTGCAGCGCCCGCCCCTCGGCTGGCCTCACGCACCAGACACCGCAACGAAGCGGCCAGGCCCTTTGA
- a CDS encoding uncharacterized protein (EggNog:ENOG41~TransMembrane:1 (i32-52o)) translates to MAHLNVKPDPALLKLEAMTKARHRYFRFTGRTARISFIYMAAIPAVFGWVAYKTDGLWDLRAKRKGDTCYEK, encoded by the exons ATGGCGCACCTTA ACGTCAAGCCGGACCCGGCTCTTCTGAAGCTGGAGG CGATGACCAAGGCTCGCCACCGCTACTTCCGCTTCACGGGCAGAACTGCCAGAATCAGCTTCATCTACATGGCCGCTATCCCCGCCGTCTTCGGCTGGGTCGCATACAAGACAGAC GGCCTTTGGGATCTCCGAGCGAAGCGAAAGGGTGACACCTGCTACGAGAAATAA
- a CDS encoding uncharacterized protein (BUSCO:EOG092D3HV9): MDFAALMNKELSKSKSSKSSSSADEKKYLKRSEVEAERKAAYLAEQKALEAERASKAEAKRKREEEVAAENALREDKRRKLAEESRKRQQEKEFEEEQARRKRLGLPELVKGDENGDDKNGDAADDIPDDELIEKLRALGHPAKLFGESHAARLRRHKKLTTVLTKGPIPTTLQLVEEKDMKVDGTLPKDKEGRQWLYRQLASYFTMVLTAYEKAMEEEKRDTSNSKMAYSAMVQTRENMKPLFRKFESGDLDDSLLQPIIEIVQALQERRYVDANDGYLRLSIGKAAWPIGVTMVGIHERSAREKLHDGEKGHVMGDEVTRKYLQSIKRCLTFAQVRWPPEDLRQLMG, encoded by the exons ATGGACTTCGCGGCCCTCATGAACAAAGAGCTATCCAAATCAAAATCCTCCAAATCCTCCTCCAGCGCCGACGAAAAGAAATACCTCAAGCGCTCCGAAGTAGAAGCCGAACGCAAAGCCGCCTACCTAGCCGAGCAAAAGGCCCTCGAAGCCGAACGCGCATCCAAGGCCGAAGCGAAGCGCAAGCGCGAGGAAGAAGTCGCCGCAGAAAACGCCCTCCGCGAGGACAAGCGCCGCAAGCTCGCCGAAGAGTCGCGCAAGAGGCAGCAGGAGAAGGAAttcgaagaagagcaggccaggaggaagagactCGGCCTGCCGGAGCTCGTCAAGGGCGACGAAAACGGCGATGATAAGAACGGCGACGCGGCAGACGACATCCCGGATGACGAGCTGATAGAGAAGCTGAGAGCGCTGGGCCACCCGGCGAAATTATTCGGAGAATCACATGCGGCACGGCTGAGACGACACAAGAAGCTCACTACGGTGCTGACAAAGGGGCCGATACCGACGACGCTAcagctggtggaggagaaggacaTGAAGGTCGACGGCACGCTGCCAAAGGACAAGGAGGGCCGCCAATGGCTGTACAGACAGCTGGCCAGCTACTTCACCATGGTGCTCACGGCATACGAAAAGGCaatggaggaagagaagcgagACACGAGCAACAGCAAGATGGCCTACAGCGCCATGGTCCAAACCCGCGAAAACATGAAGCCA CTCTTCCGCAAATTCGAGTCCGGCGACCTCGACGActccctcctccagcccATCATCGAAATCGTCCAGGCCCTCCAGGAGCGCCGCTACGTCGACGCCAACGACGGCTACCTCCGCCTCAGCATCGGCAAGGCAGCCTGGCCTATTGGCGTCACCATGGTGGGTATCCACGAGCGCAGTGCGCGCGAGAAGCTGCACGATGGTGAAAAGGGCCACGTCATGGGCGACGAGGTGACGCGAAAGTACCTGCAGAGCATCAAGCGCTGTCTCACCTTTGCGCAGGTGCGCTGGCCGCCGGAGGATTTGAGGCAGTTGATGGGGTGA